The following proteins are encoded in a genomic region of Roseofilum capinflatum BLCC-M114:
- a CDS encoding NB-ARC domain-containing protein yields the protein MDVTEMLQFIDRLVENQTGKHLDDLQKNIVQGLWEGKTYQQMAEDIPGRYSENYIGDESRKLFKVLSDALGDEVKKANFCWTLERAVNSPLVGLVNGDLTWCPHPDRQTTSTEAPKPTATEPNHDLSLAPKIRTFCDRTTELSTLSDWLCNQNIPLISVVGIAGIGKTTLVKRWIDLNLEKFDTIIWKSIPFSPSLNTIIEDILTTVNPDTLLTHPLLTQLFQLLRDRRCLIVLDDFQHIFIPGQLAGHYKPEAQDYQTLLTKITEIDHQSTLLVISQEKNQQMMALDAELYPIKCLELGGFNTPEILKDVGLGESDSALEILESYEGHPIYLKQISSLIQTLFSGNIAELFAEDHLILTQTMQTQMKEYFNRLSPAEQEITLHLSQSDVPVSREQLRADLSLSSTDLINGLDSLKRRYLLTAIKSEGIAFSLSPVFREYVSSLTS from the coding sequence TTCATCGATCGCCTAGTCGAGAATCAAACGGGGAAACATCTAGACGATTTGCAGAAGAACATCGTTCAAGGCCTGTGGGAAGGCAAGACTTACCAACAAATGGCTGAAGACATTCCCGGTCGCTACAGTGAAAACTATATCGGTGACGAGAGCCGCAAGCTTTTCAAGGTCTTATCTGATGCGTTAGGTGACGAAGTTAAGAAAGCTAATTTTTGTTGGACGTTAGAGCGAGCGGTTAATTCCCCATTAGTTGGTTTAGTCAACGGAGATCTTACTTGGTGTCCTCATCCCGATCGCCAAACAACCAGTACCGAAGCACCCAAACCCACTGCAACCGAACCAAATCATGATTTAAGCCTCGCTCCAAAAATCAGGACATTCTGCGATCGCACCACCGAACTCAGCACACTCTCTGATTGGCTCTGTAACCAAAATATTCCCCTGATTTCCGTAGTTGGCATCGCCGGGATTGGTAAAACAACCCTCGTGAAGCGCTGGATTGACTTAAATTTAGAGAAATTTGATACCATCATCTGGAAAAGTATCCCATTCTCCCCTAGCTTAAATACCATTATTGAGGATATCTTAACCACGGTTAATCCCGATACTCTCCTCACCCATCCTCTGCTGACTCAATTATTCCAGCTTTTACGCGATCGCCGATGCTTAATTGTCCTAGATGACTTCCAACACATTTTTATACCCGGTCAACTCGCTGGACACTATAAACCAGAAGCCCAAGATTACCAAACCCTACTCACCAAAATTACCGAAATTGACCATCAATCCACCCTTCTCGTCATCAGTCAAGAAAAAAATCAACAGATGATGGCTTTAGATGCAGAACTTTATCCGATCAAATGCTTAGAACTGGGCGGATTTAACACCCCAGAAATATTGAAAGATGTCGGCTTAGGAGAGAGCGACAGCGCCCTGGAAATCCTAGAGAGCTATGAAGGTCATCCCATTTATCTTAAACAAATCTCTAGCTTAATTCAAACCCTTTTTTCCGGCAATATCGCTGAATTGTTCGCCGAAGACCACCTGATTCTCACTCAAACAATGCAGACTCAGATGAAAGAGTATTTTAACCGTTTATCTCCTGCCGAACAAGAAATTACCCTTCACTTAAGTCAAAGCGACGTGCCTGTTTCACGGGAACAGTTAAGAGCCGACTTATCCTTATCCTCAACTGACTTAATTAACGGATTAGACTCTTTGAAGCGGCGTTATTTACTAACTGCCATAAAATCAGAAGGAATTGCCTTTAGCTTATCTCCCGTCTTTCGAGAATATGTTAGCTCGTTAACTTCTTGA